One Oncorhynchus kisutch isolate 150728-3 unplaced genomic scaffold, Okis_V2 scaffold1808, whole genome shotgun sequence DNA segment encodes these proteins:
- the LOC116367979 gene encoding TOG array regulator of axonemal microtubules protein 2-like isoform X2 yields the protein MQRAEREAMEAKQRKISAIHENYVRTALIGVGSTFAHHFVPSIQCIPRPKAPPRPLPRRLEHIALAPLKNVVGVDGAQVRPGSHSLESIQVNKSFSSSSVWPVPVPPTAAPSKRGKKKKGRRGVKALKVQSDQGCADNNGPIDLMEEVRDIEAHLKEEDWKVVHEVKAMGRRSLGSAMSTGEIATSSLGSLSSVDMNTPAELRDYLDVGTPVKSLDSPPRPAPAPTKPRSKQPRPIRFLSLPKAATGSDKMAASEPKGQIKNQARLQPLSNPEQALTKTFKLLHSASDDWEKKIEGLTFLRVMSQNHMDILMPKLHDICLAIINEVKNLRSAVSCAAMATLGDMYVHLQRAMDSEVEGTARVLLHKASEANAFIRQGANSALGHMVQSCTPTRVMNALLVGGLSHRNAAVRSCTAQHLERLAEVMGTARLLSGKKDLTDRFLIAVSKLAVDPSQEVRHHGRNILSNMATNGDFPKMWDKFAPRKERESLREVISKVNLKERYILSG from the exons ATGCAGAGAGCTGAAAGAGAGGCCATGGAAGCAAAGCAAAGAAAGATAAGTGCTATCCATGAGAATTATGTCCGGACTGCTCTCATCGGGGTTGGCAGCACCTTCGCGCACCACTTCGTTCCCTCTATTCAGTGCATTCCGCGGCCGAAAGCTCCACCGAGGCCTTTGCCACGAAGGCTTGAGCACATAGCTCTGGCCCCACTGAAGAACGTGGTGGGGGTGGACGGAGCCCAAGTTCGACCCGGATCTCACTCTCTGGAGTCCATCCAGGTAAATAAGTCATTCAGCAGCAGTAGCGTGTGGCCTGTTCCCGTCCCTCCCACTGCAGCTCCCTCCAAGAGGGGAAAGAAGAAGAAGGGCAGGCGGGGAGTCAAAGCCCTGAAAGTCCAGTCGGACCAGGGCTGTGCTGACAACAACGGACCCATTGAcctgatggaggaggtgagggacatcGAGGCTCACCTGAAGGAGGAGGACTGGAAG GTGGTACATGAGGTGAAGGCCATGGGCAGGAGAAGTTTGGGCTCGGCCATGTCCACGGGGGAAATAGCAACCAGCTCTCTGGGAAGCCTGAGCTCAGTGGATATGAACACCCCTGCGGAGCTCCGTGACTACTTGGATGTCGGGACCCCGGTCAAGTCGCTTGACAGCCCACCCAGGCCTGCTCCCGCCCCTACCAAGCCCAGGAGCAAACAGCCTCGGCCTATAAGGTTCCTTAGCCTGCCAAAGGCTGCCACCGGCTCAG ACAAGATGGCAGCCAGTGAGCCAAAGGGTCAAATTAAGAACCAGGCCAGATTGCAGCCCCTGTCCAACCCAGAGCAGGCCCTGACTAAGACCTTCAAGCTGCTCCACTCTGCCTCTGATGACTG GGAGAAGAAGATCGAGGGCTTGACCTTTCTCCGTGTGATGTCTCAGAACCACATGGACATACTGATGCCTAAACTCCATGATATCTGTCTTGCCATTATAAATGAG GTGAAGAACCTGCGCTCTGCAGTGTCCTGTGCTGCCATGGCCACACTGGGTGACATGTACGTCCACCTCCAGAGGGCCATGGACAGTGAGGTGGAGGGGACGGCACGCGTGCTGCTGCACAAAGCCAGCGAGGCCAACGCCTTCATCCGGCAGGGCGCCAACTCTGCCCTGGGTCACATGGTGCAGAGCTGCACCCCTACACGTGTCATGAATGCCCTGCTGGTCGGTGggctgag CCACCGTAACGCTGCGGTGAGGAGCTGCACTGCTCAGCACCTGGAGAGACTGGCTGAGGTCATGGGGACGGCTCGTCTCCTGTCGGGGAAGAAAGACCTCACTGACCGTTTCTTGATTGCCGTCAGTAAACTGGCTGTGGACCCTTCACAGGAAGTCAG GCATCATGGTCGCAATATCTTGAGCAACATGGCCACCAATGGCGACTTTCCTAAAATGTGGGACAAATTCGCtccgaggaaaga
- the LOC116367979 gene encoding TOG array regulator of axonemal microtubules protein 2-like isoform X1 yields the protein MKSVIENLRKQNMALNQQDDQDKFSSFGYQESYPIAEGHRGFISDARLLQMQRAEREAMEAKQRKISAIHENYVRTALIGVGSTFAHHFVPSIQCIPRPKAPPRPLPRRLEHIALAPLKNVVGVDGAQVRPGSHSLESIQVNKSFSSSSVWPVPVPPTAAPSKRGKKKKGRRGVKALKVQSDQGCADNNGPIDLMEEVRDIEAHLKEEDWKVVHEVKAMGRRSLGSAMSTGEIATSSLGSLSSVDMNTPAELRDYLDVGTPVKSLDSPPRPAPAPTKPRSKQPRPIRFLSLPKAATGSDKMAASEPKGQIKNQARLQPLSNPEQALTKTFKLLHSASDDWEKKIEGLTFLRVMSQNHMDILMPKLHDICLAIINEVKNLRSAVSCAAMATLGDMYVHLQRAMDSEVEGTARVLLHKASEANAFIRQGANSALGHMVQSCTPTRVMNALLVGGLSHRNAAVRSCTAQHLERLAEVMGTARLLSGKKDLTDRFLIAVSKLAVDPSQEVRHHGRNILSNMATNGDFPKMWDKFAPRKERESLREVISKVNLKERYILSG from the exons ATGAAGAGCGTCATCGAAAACCTGAGGAAGCAAAACATGGCTTTAAACCAACAGGATGACCAGGACAAGTTTTCAAGTTTT GGCTATCAGGAGAGCTACCCAATCGCAGAGGGCCATCGTGGCTTCATCAGTGATGCCAGACTTCTGCAGATGCAGAGAGCTGAAAGAGAGGCCATGGAAGCAAAGCAAAGAAAGATAAGTGCTATCCATGAGAATTATGTCCGGACTGCTCTCATCGGGGTTGGCAGCACCTTCGCGCACCACTTCGTTCCCTCTATTCAGTGCATTCCGCGGCCGAAAGCTCCACCGAGGCCTTTGCCACGAAGGCTTGAGCACATAGCTCTGGCCCCACTGAAGAACGTGGTGGGGGTGGACGGAGCCCAAGTTCGACCCGGATCTCACTCTCTGGAGTCCATCCAGGTAAATAAGTCATTCAGCAGCAGTAGCGTGTGGCCTGTTCCCGTCCCTCCCACTGCAGCTCCCTCCAAGAGGGGAAAGAAGAAGAAGGGCAGGCGGGGAGTCAAAGCCCTGAAAGTCCAGTCGGACCAGGGCTGTGCTGACAACAACGGACCCATTGAcctgatggaggaggtgagggacatcGAGGCTCACCTGAAGGAGGAGGACTGGAAG GTGGTACATGAGGTGAAGGCCATGGGCAGGAGAAGTTTGGGCTCGGCCATGTCCACGGGGGAAATAGCAACCAGCTCTCTGGGAAGCCTGAGCTCAGTGGATATGAACACCCCTGCGGAGCTCCGTGACTACTTGGATGTCGGGACCCCGGTCAAGTCGCTTGACAGCCCACCCAGGCCTGCTCCCGCCCCTACCAAGCCCAGGAGCAAACAGCCTCGGCCTATAAGGTTCCTTAGCCTGCCAAAGGCTGCCACCGGCTCAG ACAAGATGGCAGCCAGTGAGCCAAAGGGTCAAATTAAGAACCAGGCCAGATTGCAGCCCCTGTCCAACCCAGAGCAGGCCCTGACTAAGACCTTCAAGCTGCTCCACTCTGCCTCTGATGACTG GGAGAAGAAGATCGAGGGCTTGACCTTTCTCCGTGTGATGTCTCAGAACCACATGGACATACTGATGCCTAAACTCCATGATATCTGTCTTGCCATTATAAATGAG GTGAAGAACCTGCGCTCTGCAGTGTCCTGTGCTGCCATGGCCACACTGGGTGACATGTACGTCCACCTCCAGAGGGCCATGGACAGTGAGGTGGAGGGGACGGCACGCGTGCTGCTGCACAAAGCCAGCGAGGCCAACGCCTTCATCCGGCAGGGCGCCAACTCTGCCCTGGGTCACATGGTGCAGAGCTGCACCCCTACACGTGTCATGAATGCCCTGCTGGTCGGTGggctgag CCACCGTAACGCTGCGGTGAGGAGCTGCACTGCTCAGCACCTGGAGAGACTGGCTGAGGTCATGGGGACGGCTCGTCTCCTGTCGGGGAAGAAAGACCTCACTGACCGTTTCTTGATTGCCGTCAGTAAACTGGCTGTGGACCCTTCACAGGAAGTCAG GCATCATGGTCGCAATATCTTGAGCAACATGGCCACCAATGGCGACTTTCCTAAAATGTGGGACAAATTCGCtccgaggaaaga